One window of the Zea mays cultivar B73 chromosome 3, Zm-B73-REFERENCE-NAM-5.0, whole genome shotgun sequence genome contains the following:
- the LOC103651694 gene encoding uncharacterized protein, translated as MDFPPSKVVADAVEAARAAAVAASEARCAVFVAEKEAKAAVQFAAIVVDKVEAVKASSNVDLVDFKYHVNIKNSLRYAIQEMRRQYKLLHSVQKLCSTIPEVQGGKIGKVRGHLEHVCKELDKTSIVSEEDLETKNPTWDLYDNPSVDDEHPLDDDELGDGYSTEDPELWEMAFEDFKWEEIKANVSFEEHNRVINYRFEEINDRNM; from the exons ATGGATTTTCCACCGAGCAAAGTTGTTGCTGATGCTGTGGAAGCTGCTCGTGCTGCTGCCGTTGCGGCCTCGGAGGCGAGATGCGCGGTATTTGTTGCTGAGAAGGAGGCCAAGGCTGCGGTTCAGTTCGCCGCCATTGTCGTGGACAAGGTTGAAGCAGTTAAGGCCTCATCGAATGTG GATCTTGTCGACTTCAAGTATCATGTGAACATAAAGAATTCGTTGAGATATGCTATTCAAGAAATGAGGAGGCAATATAAACTGTTGCATTCGGTTCAAAAATTATGTTCGACTATTCCAGAGGTACAAGGTGGCAAGATAGGAAAGGTTCGCGGGCATCTGGAACATGTGTGCAAGGAGCTAGACAAAACTTCAATTGTCTCTGAAGAAGATTTAGAAACAAAGAATCCAACTTGGGATCTTTACGACAACCCTTCCGTAGATGATGAACATCCTCTAGATGATGATGAACTTGGTGATGGCTACAGTACAGAAGATCCAGAGCTATGGGAAATGGCTTTTGAAGACTTCAAGTGGGAAGAGATTAAAGCTAATGTCTCATTCGAAGAGCACAATCGTGTCATAAACTACAGGTTCGAAGAGATAAACGACCGTAACATGTAG
- the LOC103651697 gene encoding WD repeat-containing protein 25, producing the protein MASISSNPVRSSSTMAIISPCSLGRREYLKPRLPMDLLSAAYGATSDDEDAADRPFSMPVATRSASFSPPPMKPPRWESHPYLPPTHCFPQPPLPDAALPLASPSSGRYISKRERALLASSGAHIESGSSLPLTRVDFESAVGSITYPNLRADILHSLRCQPKPGPSTSFPLRLSVCLKGHTKAINCVDWSPTHGHLLASAGMDHTVHVWNVWDKGNTTARVLKHHTAAVKDVRWSLHRPFLLSGGLDCSLQLVDVVEGKVMEVFKEDQAVEVIKFNPSNPDLFLSGGSKGSLKLWDIRCGLVTKEFQRSLGTILDIDFSADGRQFISSTDTTRSNISENTIIVWDVLRQVPLSNQVYTEAFTCPCVRYHPREASFVAQSNGNYIAIFSARPPFKLNKYTRFEGHGVWGFPVKCSFSLGGRELASGSSDGSIYFYDYRSARLLRKIEAFKEACTDVAYHPVMPNVIAACSWAGEISVFE; encoded by the exons ATGGCCTCCATTTCGTCGAATCCCGTCCGCTCTTCGTCTACAATGGCAATTATCTCCCCCTGCAGTCTTGGACGCAGGGAATACTTGAAACCCCGGCTCCCGATGGATCTCCTCTCTGCTGCGTACGGTGCTACCTCTGACGATGAGGATGCCGCGGACCGACCCTTCTCCATGCCGGTTGCCACCAGGTCCGCCTCCTTCTCTCCACCTCCCATGAAGCCGCCGCGGTGGGAATCTCACCCATACCTCCCTCCAACCCACTGCTTCCCGCAACCACCTCTGCCCGACGCAGCGCTGCCACTGGCATCTCCATCCAGCGGCAGATACATTTCCAAGAGGGAGCGCGCTCTCCTGGCCTCATCAGGGGCACATATTGAATCCGGATCATCCCTGCCTCTGACGAGAGTGGATTTTGAATCTGCAG TTGGCTCTATCACCTATCCAAATCTACGAGCTGACATTTTGCATTCTTTGCGATGCCAACCGAAACCTGGACCAAGCACAAGTTTCCCTTTGAGGCTCTCAGTTTGTTTGAAGGGTCACACTAAAGCAATCAATTGTGTAGATTGGTCACCGACTCATG GGCATCTTCTTGCTTCTGCTGGAATGGATCACACGGTTCATGTATGGAATGTATGGGACAAAGGGAATACCACTGCTCGTGTTTTGAAACATCACACTGCTGCTGTAAAGGATGTAAGGTGGTCACTTCAtaggccctttttactttctggaGGGCTTGATTGTTCCTTACAGCTAGTTGATGTTGTTGAGGGAAAAGTAATGGAAGTATTCAAGGAGGATCAAGCTGTGGAGGTTATCAAGTTCAATCCAAGCAACCCCGATCTCTTCCTATCTGGTGGGTCCAAGGGTTCCCTTAAACTCTGGGATATTCGATGTGGTCTGGTAACAAAAGAATTTCAGAGAAGCCTTGGAACCATCCTTGACATTGACTTCAGTGCTGATGGAAGACAATTTATCTCTTCAACTGACACAACCAGAAGCAATATTAGTGAGAACACTATAATTGTTTGGGATGTCCTGCGACAAGTTCCTTTATCTAACCAG GTTTATACCGAAGCATTCACATGCCCGTGTGTAAGGTACCACCCACGTGAAGCATCATTTGTTGCACAGTCCAATGGGAACTACATTGCTATTTTTTCAGCAAGGCCACCCTTCAAGCTGAACAAGTACACGCGGTTTGAAGGACATGGAGTGTGGGGTTTCCCTGTGAAGTGCAGCTTTTCCCTTGGCGGGAGAGAACTCGCATCTGGTTCATCCGATGGGTCCATTTACTTCTATGATTACAGGTCGGCAAGGCTTTTGAGGAAAATAGAAGCCTTCAAAGAGGCGTGCACTGATGTCGCGTACCACCCAGTAATGCCTAATGTGATCGCTGCTTGTAGCTGGGCTGGTGAAATATCTGTCTTTGAGTGA